The Salvelinus alpinus chromosome 3, SLU_Salpinus.1, whole genome shotgun sequence genome segment gctgcggagttcgcccgtttcctccccgacacaatgccccagctgcgcatccaggctgctcaaacgttgtctatgtttggcagcacatacctgtgtgaacaactgttttctttgatgaacctgaacaaaacatcacacagaagtcgacttactgctgaacacctccactcaattctgaggatttcctcagctcagagccttaccccgaacattgatgaacttgtggaaaagatgggacaccaccaagtatcaccctcaacctcaaacaagtgaacattactgtgcaatcacatatttagagtttttactcagttcaagtttaaaagttaaagtttaatatttgttttcactgcatgttacttctccttaaacaaagtgttgtttttgattaatagatttttgcactttattttattgtatttcaatccaattatattttaaaaatatttcagttgagtggatgatagaaaattgctattattgtttttttctttgaagtaaatttagcccacttttgctaaaatagaaaatataggctactgatggtgccttgaataccggtttctttcatttaatgttcatgttatggggatttttatataaaggaaatttgtcttttgtgtctgttgaaaattaaagattactgacagagccataagaaaatattgctttatttatctgatcatattggaatatatttgttaggttttcagtaggttcaattaggttcactagactatatgcgtcatttaaaaatgtttcaatgaacattcgaacagtccggccctcggcttgtagctaaattttttatttggccctccgtccatttgactttgacacccctgccatAGATGTATCTAGCAAAAGGAAAAGTCTGTTTTAACAACTTTGGCAGTTTCCTTCATGTCCAGGGATATAGATAAATACTATGAGTCAATAATGAGAGCATGCCTTTATCAATGCCCATGTGTCGTCCCAAATGGCTATTCCTTACATAGTTCAATGCTTTtaaacagagccctatgggggaaaatgtagtacactatatagggaacagggtgctgggCTCAGGTTaaaataagtgcactatatagggaacagggtaccatttgtAATACATCCCATCTGACCATGCTTCCTCTCAATTCAAAAAGAAAAAGTTCCAAAGAACATATGGTTTGGTTTCTTCAGTAAATGAAACCCATAGTAGCAAGGGTCTGGGACATCACTGATGGAGGCAACATCTATTCTCACAACAATAGAAGGACAGGACAGCCCTTGTTGGCCTCGGTCTGCACTTTAACAGTTTAGTAAATGGAGTGTGCTCACCACCATATTTCCATGCATTGCCTAAGGGGTAAATCCTACTGTAACTTCCATTTAAGGCAAATGTCCACTTAGTTATGCATTTatttattacctttatttaaccaggaagggttACATTTGGGTTAAATTTGGTGCGTGACGCATTGATGTCAATCTGAGACAAAGTGAAAATCTAAATTAAGTAGAAGTTAGGATTTGCTCTAATTGAACCTGCACTATATCGACACAGATCCTTATGGTCCCAAATCCAATATTAGATACAGGCACCATAGTAGGCCATTGGGTCAGTAGGTTCTAGTACATAAACAGAAGGTCAACTGTGGCTCTTCCTCAATATTTACCCAAAATATTTGAGAGACTTTTGTCATTTGAGGGGTTAATGTTTCACGTTCTGGGTTGACTATCGacagaaaacaaacaaaaaactccaGGTCAGTGAGTAAATGATTCTCCTTCCTATCTGCCTTGTGAGGTCACAGCCACGTCACGGTTAGGAGAGATTCCCTTTTTAGATTCTATGTCCAACAGACCACTCGCACCCAAAACCAGAAAGCAGCCTGGATTCAATTTGGGCAAGATTCATTCAAAAGGGCGAAGCTAACCTTCTTGTGGCTTTTAAATACACTTTTAGAATACTCCAAATTGGAAGTACCACAATATAAAACGAACTTTATCTTGGGCACTTTTTTCCTAGAAGTGAAATAACTCATGAACTGTTTTAAGAGGTATGGTAAAGGTGATCAGAGTTGATTCAGAGTCGATTCACAGACGATTCGGTTGACTCGGTCGTGTGTcaggagtagcagcagcagcatcgtAACCTTAGACaccaggaggctggtgaggggaggacggctaataataatgtctggaatggagtgaatgtaaTTACATCGAACACAAAGAAAACCATATATTTGATGTGTTTTGATTCCATTCATTTCGTTCCAGCCTTtgctatgagcccgtcctccgaattgaagtgccaccagccaccactgatTGTAACCATAGAGACAGAATTCACAGTTGTTTTACGAGTTCACAGGACAGACTCAATGGCGTCCGCGGTCTCCCTGGGGGATTGGTCGCCTGCTGAACTCAGGGTTTGGTGCGTGACGAGCGGGGAGGTCTCCTCGTCAGCCTGGGTGTTGGCCACCGCTTCCACCAGGACCTCCGCTAGCTCCTCCCCCAGGTGTTGTTTCTTCATCTCCTGTTGGTTGATGTGGTGGAGGATCCCCGCCCCCAGGGCGTCTCCCTCCACGTTCACTACGGTGGTGGTGCGGTCcctgcaaacaaacacacacataagtACACGCACATGTacatacgcacacatacacaaaaaacGCACACGTACACACCCAAACACATACACAATTTATTAGGATACTTTTTGTCAGAAGCTAAGCAGTATATCAAGTCTGCTAAGCTGAATCAGGAGCTCTCTTTAACTGTTAGCATACATCTAATGTAACATACCCACAGTTGCTATGCAGAAcacatctactgtctactgtctactgtacaggtctactgtctactgtacaggtctactgtctactgtctactgtacagGTCTACTGCCTACTGTAcaggtctactgtctactgtacaggtctactgtctactgtacaggtctactgtctactgtacaggtctactgtctactgtacagGTCTACTGTCTGCTGTCTACTGTAcaggtctactgtctactgtacaggtctactgtctactgtctacctgtacaggtctactgtctactgtacagGTCTACTGTCTGCTGTAcaggtctactgtctactgtacagGTCTACTGTCTACTGCCTACTGTACAGGTCTACTGCCTACTGTAcaggtctactgtctactgtctactgtacagGTCTACTGCCTACTGTAcaggtctactgtctactgtacaggtctactgtctactgtctactgtacagGTCTACTGTAcaggtctactgtctactgtacaggtctactgtctactgtacaggtctactgtctactgtctactgtacaggtctactgtctactgtacaggtctactgtctactgtacaggtctactgtctactgtacaggtctactgtctactgaacaggtctactgtctactgtatgttactggaaTTAACATCTGATATTTTGATTTGGCAGCTGGCCAAAATGAGTGAGTACATTAAGAGTGTgtctatgcgtgtgtgtttgtgtccgtgtgtgtgtgtgtgtgtgtgtgtgtgtgtgtgtttgtacgtgtgtgCGCATGTCCATGCATATGTACATAaatgtgtctgtccatgtgtgcttgtctgtgtgtttgtgcttgcctgtatacgtgtgtgtgtgcgcttgtctgtgtgtgcgtgtgtgcttgtctgtgtgtgtgtgtgtgtgtgtgcttgtctgtgtgtgtgtgtttgtgtctgtctgtgtgtgtgtgtgtgtgtctgtgtgtgcttgtctgtgtgtgtgcgtgtgcgtgcgtgcgtgtgtgtgcgtgtgtgtgcttgtctgtgtgtctgtgtgtgtttgctgtaTTGGTTCTCTATACTGTACATGTGTTACTCACACGATCCAGTCGACGGCCAGCATGAGTGACAGGTCGTTGGTGGGCAGGCCGATAGCCTCCAGGATGATGGCGATGGTGATGATACCCCCGGCTGGGATGCCCGCTGCGCCCACACTGGACGCTGTGGCTGTCACACTGTGGGGACAGAGCCACTGCATGTGATACATTGTCAGAGCATCAGacatagggttgcaaaattccaacCCACCCTTCCTTCTGACCCCACCCACCCTTCTGACCCCACCCGCCCTTCCTTCTGTCCCCACCCACCATTCCTTCTGTCCCCACCCACCATTCCTTCTGTCCCCACCCACCCTTCCTTCTGACCCCACCCACCCTTCCTTCTGACCCCACCCACCCTTCCTTCTGACCCCACCCACCCTTCCTTCTGACCCCACCCACCCTTCCTTCTGTCCCCACCCACCCTTCCTTCTGTCCCCACCCACCATTCCTTCTGACCCCACCCACACTTCCTTCTGACCCCACCCACCCTTCCTTCTGACCCCACCCACCCTTCCTTCTGACCCCACCCACCCTTCCTTCTGACTCCACCCGCCCTTCCTTCTGACCCCACCCGCACTTCCTTCTGACCCCACCCGCACTTCCTTCTGACCCCACCCGCCCTTCCTTCTGACCCCACCCGCCATCCCTTCTGTCCCCACCCGCCATCCCTTCTGACCCCACCCACACTTCCTTCTGACCCCACCCACCATTCCTTCTGTCCCCACCCACCATCCCTTCTGTCCCCACCCACACTTCCTTCTGACCCCACCCGCCATTACTTCTGACCCCACCCGCCATCCCTTCTGTCCCCACCCGCCATCCCTTCTGACCCCACCCACACTTCCTTCTGACCCCACCCACCCTTCCTTCTGACCCCACCCACCCTTCCTTCTGACCCCACCCACACTTCCTTCTGACCCCACCCACCCTTCCTTCTGACCCCACCCGCACTTCCTTCTGACCCCACCCGCCCTTCCTTCTGACCCCACCCGCCCTTCCTTCTGACCCCACCCGCCATCCCTTCTGACCCCACCCGCCATCCCTTCTGACCCCACCCACACTTCCTTCTGACCCCACCCACCATTCCTTCTGTCCCCACCCACCATCCCTTCTGTCCCCACCCACACTTCCTTCTGACCCCACCCACCATTACTTCTGTCCCCACCCACCATTCCTTCTGTCCCCACCCACCCTTCCTTCTGACCCCACCCACCCTTCCTTCTGTCCCCACCCACCCTTCCTTCTGACCCCACCCACCCTTCCTTCTGACCCCACCCACCCTTCCTTCTGTCCCCACCCACCCTTCCTTCTGTCCCCACCCACCATTCCTTCTGACCCCACCCACACTTCCTTCTGACCCCACCCACCCTTCCTTCTGACCCCACCCACCCTTCCTTCTGACCCCACCCACACTACCTTCTGACCCCACCCACCCTTCCTTCTGACCCCACCCACACTTCCTTCTGACCCCACCCACACTTCCTTCTGACCCCACCCACCCTTCCTTCTGACCCCACCCGCCATCCCTTCTGTCCCCACCCGCCATCCCTTCTGACCCCACCCACACTTCCTTCTGACCCCACCCACCATTCCTTCTGTCCCCACCCACCATCCCTTCTGTCCCCACCCACCATCCCTTCTGTCCCCACCCACCCTTCTGTCCCCACCCACCCTTCTGACCCCACCCCACTCACAGGATGGTGAAGATCTGGCCGGCGTTGAGCTCTATGTTGTTGAGCTGAGCGATGAAGACAGCCGCGACGCACTGGAAGATGGCCGCCCCGTCCATGTTGACGGTGGCTCCGATGGGAAGGATGAAACGACTGATCCGCTTGTCCACTCCGTTGTTCTCCTCTACACACTTCATCATGGAGGGCAGCGTCGCcgagctgaggagagagagggggagggaaggaccAGTAAGATACAGGACACAGTGGTTTAATTACAGCATATTCATCTGGAACATTTTACAGTACTTTACTAGCAACTTCAGTTCCTCTGCTTTGACAATATTTACATGAATATTCCGCAAGTGAAGATGTATTAAATAGcaagagaaggaaggggagagagggagagaaatagagagagaatgagagcgagagagccacCTGAAAAACCTATTGTAGTGTAACTTGAACCAAAACCCTTCCAtacagagagagggtaaagaccacagaactagaatgaatAGAAGTCAGAGGTTACCATCCCTTCtactcattctatttctatggtaaaGAGCCTCCAGGAATGTCCTGGCTCCCCATGGATTAGATAGAGAGGTGGTGGGGTCCAGAGTCTGAAGATTGAGGTTGGAACAACTCAGCCAAAGGTTTAGGTTACTTACAGCAGGTTACTTACAGCAGAGAATACTTGGAGACAatgagtgtgtcccaaatggcactacttttgaccagagcccaggtGTATGttcaggctctggtcaaaagtagtgcactatagagggaatagcgTGGGGTGTAGCCTTGGAGACAAAGCCTGCTAGCAATGCACTGCTAATTGCACTtgctccgaccgcaaggcactacagagggtagtgcgtacggcccagtacatcactggggctaagctgcctgccatccaggacctctacaccaggcggtgtcagaggaaggccctaaaaattgtcaaagaccccagccaccccagtcatagactgttctctcgaCTACCGAATGGTAAgttgtaccggagtgccaagtctaggacaaaaaggcttctcaacagtttttacccccaagccataagactcctgaacaggtaaccaaatggctacctgga includes the following:
- the slc1a4 gene encoding neutral amino acid transporter A isoform X2, with translation MVAVGNDTNGTILYQKVPVGTEPDGMNILGLVLFAMVFGVALRKLGEEGEELIRFFNAFNEATMVLVSWIMWYVPFGIMFLVGSKIVEMEDVVLLVTSLGKYIFASVLGHIIHGGVVLPLIYFGFTRKNPFSFLSGLITPFTTAFATCSSSATLPSMMKCVEENNGVDKRISRFILPIGATVNMDGAAIFQCVAAVFIAQLNNIELNAGQIFTILVTATASSVGAAGIPAGGIITIAIILEAIGLPTNDLSLMLAVDWIVDRTTTVVNVEGDALGAGILHHINQQEMKKQHLGEELAEVLVEAVANTQADEETSPLVTHQTLSSAGDQSPRETADAIESVL